One Kitasatospora sp. NBC_01266 genomic window carries:
- a CDS encoding TylF/MycF/NovP-related O-methyltransferase, with amino-acid sequence MRINDGAFVAARDGRLVLGHVDHPFDLWQADAGILVLLAEISRGTGPDELGSAVAAGRPAVDAALARLRQAQVVVDEPQPALRDVNVEIAKAIAAAPDLHADPEFMRAARSCEGLTLTSPAAQYALWSAVRYLVSNGIPGALVECGVWRGGSMLLSALALLGTGTEDRDLYLFDTFDWKWEQSGDRDGLIGQPPADAPSAETRPADAGTVAAEQMSAGVTAEQVFRRIAAGGYPAERIRCVTGLVQDTVPDQAPERIALLRLDTDQYDSTLHELRELYPRVSPGGVVIIDDYGKLAGATRATDEYLAELEHPPLLHRMDTQGRIFIKPDRR; translated from the coding sequence ATGAGGATCAATGACGGGGCGTTCGTCGCCGCCCGGGACGGACGACTGGTACTGGGCCACGTCGACCACCCGTTCGATCTCTGGCAGGCCGACGCCGGCATCCTGGTGCTGCTCGCCGAGATCTCGCGCGGGACCGGACCGGACGAGCTGGGTAGCGCCGTGGCGGCCGGCCGGCCCGCGGTGGACGCCGCGCTGGCCCGGCTGCGGCAGGCGCAGGTGGTCGTGGACGAGCCGCAGCCCGCCCTGCGTGATGTCAACGTCGAGATCGCGAAAGCCATCGCGGCGGCTCCCGACCTGCACGCCGACCCCGAGTTCATGCGGGCGGCCCGCAGCTGCGAGGGGCTCACCCTGACCTCGCCGGCCGCGCAGTACGCGCTCTGGTCCGCGGTGCGCTACCTGGTGTCGAACGGCATCCCCGGCGCGCTGGTGGAATGCGGGGTCTGGCGCGGCGGCAGCATGCTGCTGTCCGCGCTGGCACTGCTCGGCACGGGCACCGAGGACCGCGACCTCTACCTGTTCGACACCTTCGACTGGAAGTGGGAGCAGAGCGGCGACCGCGACGGCTTGATCGGGCAGCCGCCGGCCGACGCCCCGTCGGCCGAGACCCGGCCGGCCGACGCCGGAACAGTGGCCGCGGAGCAGATGTCCGCCGGGGTGACGGCCGAGCAGGTGTTCCGGCGGATCGCCGCCGGCGGCTACCCGGCCGAGCGGATCCGCTGCGTCACCGGCCTGGTCCAGGACACCGTTCCGGACCAGGCCCCCGAGCGGATCGCCCTGCTGCGCCTGGACACCGACCAGTACGACTCCACCCTGCACGAGCTGCGCGAGCTCTATCCGAGGGTTTCACCAGGAGGCGTGGTCATCATCGACGACTACGGCAAGCTCGCCGGGGCCACTCGGGCCACCGACGAGTACCTCGCCGAACTGGAGCACCCGCCGTTGCTCCACCGCATGGACACCCAAGGCCGCATCTTCATCAAGCCCGACAGGAGGTAG
- a CDS encoding DUF2087 domain-containing protein, whose amino-acid sequence MPVAATSSPRSGSAVLSSAADVLLALSNGRRLAILNAVVELNAASGPVALSDLAGKLGLDLKQLSKEVVRLTEAGLVGRENGLLTARISALGELAESVAESTALCRVIPPASPLRRFLSHGRITDLPKRPEDLDAIAAALAALLPADRSLTEAEVNLLLGQAGDDVARLRRLLVDLGLVSRSGSAEYRRHAAGAGAVAS is encoded by the coding sequence ATGCCTGTTGCCGCCACCTCGTCCCCACGCTCCGGTTCGGCCGTCCTCAGCAGCGCGGCCGACGTGCTGCTGGCACTGTCCAACGGGCGCCGGCTGGCCATCCTGAACGCGGTGGTCGAGCTGAACGCTGCCTCCGGCCCGGTCGCCCTGTCGGATCTCGCAGGGAAGCTGGGCCTCGACCTCAAGCAGTTGTCCAAGGAGGTCGTGCGCCTGACCGAGGCGGGCCTGGTCGGCCGCGAGAACGGCCTGCTGACGGCGCGGATCTCCGCGCTGGGTGAACTCGCCGAGTCGGTCGCCGAGTCCACCGCGCTGTGCCGGGTGATCCCGCCGGCCTCGCCGCTGCGCCGGTTCCTCTCGCACGGGCGGATCACCGACCTGCCCAAGCGCCCGGAGGATCTCGACGCGATCGCCGCCGCGCTGGCCGCCCTGCTGCCCGCGGACCGTTCGCTCACCGAGGCCGAGGTCAACCTGCTTCTCGGGCAGGCCGGTGACGACGTGGCGCGCCTGCGCCGACTGCTGGTCGACCTCGGCCTGGTCAGCCGGTCCGGCTCGGCCGAGTACCGGCGCCACGCCGCCGGGGCCGGGGCGGTGGCGTCGTGA
- a CDS encoding class I SAM-dependent methyltransferase: MAQSTGFYNGLIGTVYAAAIAEQHFSEDAVFERILAETGGTALELGSGTGRLLLRLLGDGHQVHGLEISEEMTEVCLAEAARLGLQPVVHRGSFAPLDGALSGYAAMFCPLNAFSFIVDDDLARESVRSYAAGLAPGGVLALTGSAGDSLLRTRTDWVRRPDVPIPGGDVAQVTERRTVEPDGRCLKVERVIEVVDPDGRVRAREDGVQLRRLRPVAELAELFAEAGLIRLHAYGSDVDHVLTGWKE, translated from the coding sequence ATGGCGCAATCCACCGGCTTCTACAACGGCCTGATCGGGACCGTCTACGCGGCGGCGATCGCCGAGCAGCACTTCAGTGAGGACGCGGTGTTCGAGCGAATCCTCGCCGAAACCGGCGGCACCGCCCTGGAGTTGGGAAGCGGGACCGGACGGCTCCTGCTGCGGCTGCTGGGCGACGGCCACCAGGTGCACGGTCTGGAGATCTCCGAGGAGATGACCGAGGTCTGCCTCGCCGAGGCCGCCCGCCTCGGCCTGCAACCGGTCGTCCACCGGGGGAGCTTCGCCCCGCTGGACGGCGCGCTGAGCGGCTACGCCGCGATGTTCTGCCCGCTCAACGCGTTCAGCTTCATCGTGGACGACGACCTCGCCCGCGAGTCGGTCCGCAGCTACGCCGCCGGGCTCGCCCCGGGCGGCGTCCTCGCGCTCACCGGCTCGGCCGGCGACTCGCTGCTGCGCACCCGGACCGACTGGGTGCGGCGCCCGGACGTGCCGATCCCCGGCGGCGACGTGGCCCAGGTCACCGAGCGCCGCACCGTCGAACCCGACGGACGCTGCCTCAAGGTCGAACGGGTCATCGAGGTGGTCGACCCGGACGGCCGGGTCCGCGCCCGGGAGGACGGCGTGCAGCTGCGCCGGCTGCGGCCGGTCGCGGAGCTCGCCGAGCTCTTCGCCGAGGCCGGCCTGATCCGGCTGCACGCCTACGGCAGCGACGTCGACCACGTCCTCACAGGCTGGAAGGAATGA
- a CDS encoding MFS transporter: MSGTVLEDRTAHRHRTASAGFLGAVFVSAAGDEIASIAVLIHLAAGRQSLLIAAVLVLQIAPAVLLAPLTGQLLDRRDAGRMLALASVLQALVLLAMCAWPNTGVLLLGTAAVGVLGAVCAPAAVLLIPIVVGQAFPARANGLLEFSRSASTLAGPVIGGVLVAGAGIRSALLADGVSFAVAAAVFALVRVHRPVAGDGRVWWKGATAGLRFLAGQRELRGVLPVLVFTVSASSMVNVAAVFFVRGPLHSSGAVLGILTAAWGLGSLAGSALASRREWAAPERAVQLGAAAMGLAILLYGAFALVGVTVVMALCAGAANAYQNIALRTSVQLRTPEELLGRAHAAAGSVVNTFFLVGFALGGLFAATNPRATIVAAGAVTMAAAGAGLAREGLRLRRAASNPATTALTETEC, encoded by the coding sequence ATGAGCGGCACCGTCCTGGAGGACCGCACAGCACACCGGCACCGGACCGCCAGCGCGGGATTCCTGGGCGCCGTGTTCGTGTCGGCGGCCGGCGACGAGATCGCCTCGATCGCCGTCCTGATCCACCTCGCCGCCGGCCGGCAGTCCCTGCTGATCGCCGCCGTGCTGGTGCTGCAGATCGCCCCCGCGGTGCTGCTCGCCCCGTTGACCGGCCAGCTGTTGGACCGCCGCGACGCGGGCCGGATGCTCGCCCTCGCCTCGGTGCTCCAGGCCCTGGTGCTGCTCGCCATGTGCGCCTGGCCGAACACCGGGGTGCTGCTCCTGGGCACCGCGGCCGTCGGCGTTCTCGGCGCGGTCTGCGCACCGGCCGCCGTCCTGCTGATCCCCATCGTGGTCGGACAGGCGTTCCCCGCCCGGGCCAACGGGCTGCTGGAGTTCAGCCGTTCGGCATCGACGCTCGCCGGGCCGGTGATCGGCGGCGTCCTGGTGGCCGGCGCGGGGATCAGGTCCGCGCTGCTGGCCGACGGGGTGTCGTTCGCCGTCGCCGCGGCCGTGTTCGCCCTGGTCCGCGTGCACCGGCCGGTGGCCGGCGACGGCCGGGTCTGGTGGAAGGGGGCGACCGCGGGGCTGAGGTTCCTGGCCGGTCAGCGCGAGCTGCGCGGCGTGCTGCCGGTCCTGGTCTTCACCGTGTCCGCCAGCTCGATGGTCAACGTGGCCGCGGTGTTCTTCGTCAGGGGGCCGCTGCACTCCTCGGGCGCGGTGCTGGGGATCCTGACCGCGGCGTGGGGCCTGGGCTCCCTCGCGGGCTCGGCCCTCGCCTCCCGCCGGGAGTGGGCCGCCCCGGAGCGCGCCGTGCAGCTGGGCGCGGCCGCGATGGGCCTGGCGATCCTGCTGTACGGGGCCTTCGCCCTGGTGGGCGTCACCGTCGTGATGGCCCTGTGCGCCGGCGCGGCCAACGCCTACCAGAACATCGCGCTGCGCACCTCGGTGCAGCTGCGCACGCCGGAGGAACTGCTCGGGCGTGCCCATGCGGCGGCCGGATCGGTCGTCAACACGTTCTTCCTGGTGGGCTTCGCGCTCGGCGGCCTCTTCGCCGCCACGAACCCGCGCGCGACCATCGTCGCGGCCGGGGCCGTCACGATGGCCGCCGCCGGCGCCGGGCTCGCCCGGGAGGGCCTGCGTCTGCGCAGGGCAGCGTCGAACCCCGCCACCACGGCTCTGACGGAGACCGAATGCTGA